Genomic segment of Candidatus Protochlamydia amoebophila UWE25:
TCGGCGCGTATTATGTTAAATCAACTTAATCATTTAATTATTGATGTTCGTCAACAATTAGATGGTATAAAAGAAGAGGCAAAAAAAACGATTGAAAATACAAATCAAATTAGTTTGGATTTAAAGCATAAAATTGAGGCTTTTAATTCCTTGTTTCAATCGTTGGCAAATATTGGAGAGGCTTTAGAATATAAAGCAGAGGCTTTTAGACAAAAGACACTTCGTTTCTATAGTGGCCGTGCAAAAGAATTCTTACGTTCTTCTTTTAGAAACGAAACAAGTGAAGAATTACCTTTCAAAAAAAATAGGGATGAAAGCCCCGAGTTACCATTAGTCGCAGAAATTCTTGAATTAGCAAGCCAGGGCTGCCGCCTATGGCAAAATCTAAAGAAAAGGAGATAATCGATGACTTCAAAAACAACCCATACAAAAGATT
This window contains:
- a CDS encoding DUF948 domain-containing protein; translated protein: MVIEISVAAIAIAFIFLVIYLVCLCKSARIMLNQLNHLIIDVRQQLDGIKEEAKKTIENTNQISLDLKHKIEAFNSLFQSLANIGEALEYKAEAFRQKTLRFYSGRAKEFLRSSFRNETSEELPFKKNRDESPELPLVAEILELASQGCRLWQNLKKRR